The following proteins come from a genomic window of Corynebacterium crudilactis:
- a CDS encoding NAD-dependent succinate-semialdehyde dehydrogenase — translation MTDLREFIASVPKGIFFGGQFHDREETFDVINPSDGSVLAKVASASEEDAAEALNLSVGTQAAWAATPARERGEILRRAFELLIDATPHLTLLMSAELGRALPDSRAEVTYGAEFFRWFSEEAVRIRGDYRHNPAGNARTIEIKQPVGPSLAITPWNFPLAMGARKIAPALAAGCTIIVKPASKTPLTMLYLAKILQEAGLPEGVLAVLPTAKSSRISALLDDPRLRKFTFTGSTEVGQALAAQAAGHSLKTSLELGGNAPYIVLEDADLPTAIDAMVTAKMRGAGQVCIAANRFLVHSSIKDEFIAGCVEKLKEFTIGNATEEGVTVGPLSGEDQLEIVNTLVSDAVAKGATKHFGELPEGLEPGFYYPPSVLSDIPAEAAIASSEIFGPVIAVTTFDTDEEAIRMANDTPFGLAAYVFSENLTRALSTAEAIEAGMVAINKGALSDPAAPFGGVKESGLGREGGFQGIEEFLETKFISLPL, via the coding sequence ATGACAGATTTACGTGAATTTATTGCATCGGTTCCGAAGGGAATCTTCTTCGGAGGCCAATTCCACGATCGGGAAGAAACCTTCGACGTGATCAACCCTTCCGATGGAAGTGTGCTCGCGAAAGTGGCGTCGGCAAGCGAAGAAGACGCTGCAGAAGCGCTAAATTTAAGCGTCGGCACCCAAGCTGCGTGGGCAGCCACGCCGGCACGCGAGCGCGGGGAGATCCTACGCAGGGCGTTCGAGCTGCTTATCGACGCCACCCCTCATCTCACCCTCCTCATGTCCGCAGAACTGGGCCGTGCGCTCCCGGACTCACGAGCAGAAGTCACCTATGGCGCGGAATTCTTCCGTTGGTTTTCCGAAGAAGCTGTTCGCATCCGAGGCGATTACCGACACAACCCTGCAGGCAACGCCCGCACCATCGAAATCAAACAGCCCGTTGGCCCCAGCTTGGCTATTACTCCCTGGAATTTCCCACTCGCAATGGGCGCCCGAAAAATTGCTCCAGCATTAGCAGCCGGCTGCACCATTATTGTGAAACCAGCGTCGAAGACTCCGCTGACCATGTTGTACTTAGCGAAGATTCTTCAAGAAGCGGGCCTACCTGAAGGAGTTCTCGCAGTACTTCCAACGGCGAAGTCTTCGAGGATTTCTGCACTTCTTGATGATCCTCGCCTCCGTAAATTTACATTCACTGGATCCACCGAAGTCGGACAAGCTCTGGCAGCTCAAGCGGCGGGACACTCACTCAAAACCAGCCTGGAACTTGGTGGAAACGCACCTTATATTGTGTTGGAAGATGCGGATCTTCCCACAGCCATCGATGCCATGGTGACAGCCAAAATGCGTGGAGCCGGACAAGTATGTATCGCAGCGAATCGATTCTTGGTGCATTCTTCAATCAAAGATGAGTTCATCGCCGGATGTGTGGAGAAGCTCAAAGAATTCACAATCGGAAATGCCACTGAAGAAGGCGTGACAGTAGGACCACTTTCTGGTGAAGATCAGCTCGAGATTGTGAACACTCTTGTCTCAGATGCCGTAGCAAAGGGCGCCACGAAACACTTCGGTGAACTTCCCGAAGGCCTTGAGCCGGGGTTCTACTATCCACCATCTGTGCTATCCGATATCCCGGCAGAAGCAGCTATTGCTTCTAGTGAAATCTTCGGACCTGTCATCGCCGTGACGACTTTTGATACGGATGAAGAAGCTATCCGGATGGCCAATGACACCCCATTCGGATTGGCTGCTTATGTATTCTCGGAAAATCTCACTCGAGCGCTATCCACTGCTGAAGCAATCGAAGCAGGCATGGTTGCTATCAACAAGGGTGCATTATCTGACCCGGCGGCGCCTTTTGGCGGAGTGAAAGAATCTGGCCTTGGGCGAGAAGGTGGATTCCAAGGTATTGAAGAGTTCTTGGAGACGAAGTTTATTTCGCTTCCTCTTTAG
- a CDS encoding HNH endonuclease signature motif containing protein, whose translation MFSNFFAVNNPNSPLAVQKTKLRQLEHHFWHTHLPKDDDDHSSHISALAIATGLSKAQVSRISIAFATLADLPLLSALQHSLHHLDLSRLITISNEIAGINPDHLEDADGLLTEYLTATSPNQVLPSPASIGRKIKEIRDLLDDARATGSRGSQDDSSFGVSFNPDGTAEIGASVDAVDGHIINDAVTQHAKKNDLTYGEAFSDIMRNNIQVKVILNLYSAKDLANAPVWASGIGWLDAKTGSFWSKKATTEQDMDEAVKINTQKHDPPHPLRTALIGRDGTCRFPGCSVPALKTQADHRIPYEEGGITCLGGLGCLCQHHHNMKTDGRVTYLLDPFSGIIVWLMGDGTWAVSEPSGPLTPKNARWAQTVAQHRARHHKRWTKEEAK comes from the coding sequence ATGTTCAGCAATTTTTTCGCAGTCAACAACCCGAATAGTCCGTTAGCCGTCCAAAAAACTAAGCTTCGACAGCTGGAGCATCACTTCTGGCACACACACCTTCCCAAAGACGACGATGATCATTCGAGCCATATTTCTGCTTTGGCTATCGCCACAGGTTTGAGCAAAGCGCAGGTTTCTCGGATCTCCATCGCCTTTGCAACCCTCGCAGATCTCCCGCTTCTAAGCGCACTGCAGCACAGTCTGCATCACCTCGATCTCTCCCGTCTCATCACCATCAGCAACGAGATCGCAGGCATCAACCCAGATCATCTCGAAGACGCCGACGGACTCCTCACCGAATATCTCACGGCCACCAGCCCCAATCAGGTCCTGCCAAGCCCAGCATCCATTGGACGCAAGATTAAAGAGATCAGAGACCTGCTTGACGACGCCCGAGCTACCGGTTCCAGGGGCTCCCAAGATGACTCCAGCTTTGGGGTGTCTTTCAACCCTGATGGCACAGCCGAAATCGGTGCCTCTGTCGATGCAGTAGACGGACACATCATCAACGACGCAGTGACCCAACACGCGAAGAAAAATGACCTCACCTACGGCGAAGCGTTCAGTGACATCATGCGCAACAACATCCAAGTCAAAGTCATCCTCAACCTCTATTCCGCCAAAGACCTCGCTAATGCTCCAGTATGGGCCAGCGGAATCGGCTGGTTGGATGCAAAAACAGGTTCCTTCTGGTCAAAAAAAGCCACAACAGAACAAGACATGGATGAGGCAGTAAAAATCAACACGCAGAAACACGATCCACCGCATCCCCTTCGTACCGCCCTCATTGGTCGCGACGGCACCTGCCGATTCCCAGGCTGTTCTGTCCCTGCGCTAAAAACTCAAGCCGACCACCGCATCCCCTACGAAGAAGGCGGAATAACCTGCCTCGGAGGACTCGGATGTCTCTGCCAACACCACCACAACATGAAAACAGATGGCAGGGTCACTTATCTTCTCGATCCATTCTCCGGAATCATCGTGTGGCTCATGGGAGATGGAACATGGGCAGTCTCAGAACCCTCGGGTCCGCTCACACCCAAAAATGCAAGATGGGCGCAAACAGTGGCGCAGCATCGTGCGCGCCACCATAAGCGTTGGACTAAAGAGGAAGCGAAATAA
- a CDS encoding chorismate mutase, with the protein MTNAGDSFEIRMPSGTDDPLSDAEIQKYREEINRLDREIIDAIKRRTKISQTIGKTRMSSGGTRLVHTREVAIINQFREEIGEEGPALAGILLRMGRGKLG; encoded by the coding sequence ATGACTAATGCAGGTGACAGCTTCGAGATCAGGATGCCTTCAGGCACGGATGACCCTTTGTCCGATGCGGAGATCCAAAAGTATCGCGAGGAGATCAACCGCCTAGACCGTGAAATCATCGACGCCATCAAGCGCCGCACGAAGATTTCACAAACCATCGGAAAAACACGCATGAGCTCAGGTGGAACACGTCTGGTGCATACTCGCGAAGTAGCAATTATCAACCAGTTCCGCGAAGAAATCGGCGAAGAAGGCCCTGCGTTGGCCGGCATTCTTCTCCGCATGGGCCGAGGAAAACTCGGTTAA
- the pcrA gene encoding DNA helicase PcrA — translation MNTSPFTPSSPDLTHNSTSDLATNEFTNGLNEQQRAAVEHIGSPLLIVAGAGSGKTAVLTRRIAYLMRFRGVHPQQVLAITFTNKAAAEMRERVSQLVGPVAERMWVATFHSVCVRILRQQAQLVKGLNTNFTIYDSDDSRRLLTMIAKDLDLDIKKFSARTLLGSISNLKNELVTPQEALAEAERTHNPYETVIARAFVEYQSRLRRANAVDFDDLIGETVRIFREHPPVAEYYRRRFRHVLIDEYQDTNHAQYELISTLVGTPEQDPAELCVVGDSDQSIYAFRGATIRNIEEFERDFSNARTILLEQNYRSTQTILSAANAVISQNENRRPKNLWTALGEGEQIIGYVADNEHDEARFIASEIDTLVDHGMNYSEIAIMYRTNNASRALEDVFMRTGVPYKVVGGTKFYERKEIRDIIAYLRVLENPDDTVNLRRIINTPKRGIGDRAQGFIALHSENQQISFGQALIDAGAGKVDLLGTRGKNAVLKFNELFDALRHEVPTMINEVTGLLDIGQVISRILDITGYKEELEASNDPQDGARLDNLNELVSVAREFSSDAANRMVEEIAEGEAQPGSLQAFLERVSLVADADQIPDSENGVVTLMTLHTAKGLEFPVVFLTGWEDGQFPHLRSLGDTQQLAEERRLAYVGITRARKRLYMTRAMLRSSWGNPVTNPPSRFLQEVPQELIEWRREEPQMSSAWAPRPTSRTLPTKTRSNNKQLELSVGDRVNHDKYGLGTVLSSDGSGPRATVTIDFGSSGKVRLMLLGGVPMEKL, via the coding sequence ATGAATACTTCTCCTTTTACCCCAAGTTCCCCAGATTTAACCCACAATTCCACCTCAGATCTAGCCACCAATGAGTTCACCAATGGTCTTAATGAGCAGCAGCGGGCTGCGGTTGAGCATATTGGTTCTCCGTTGTTGATTGTTGCCGGTGCTGGTTCAGGCAAGACCGCTGTGTTGACCAGGCGTATTGCTTATTTGATGCGTTTTCGTGGTGTGCATCCGCAGCAGGTTTTGGCTATTACTTTTACCAATAAGGCTGCCGCGGAGATGCGTGAGCGTGTGAGTCAGTTGGTTGGTCCTGTGGCGGAGCGCATGTGGGTGGCTACGTTCCACTCGGTGTGTGTGCGTATTTTGCGTCAGCAGGCGCAGTTGGTGAAGGGGCTGAATACGAACTTCACCATTTATGATTCTGATGATTCCAGGCGTTTGCTCACGATGATTGCGAAGGATCTGGATTTAGATATTAAGAAGTTCTCTGCGCGTACGTTGTTGGGGTCTATTTCTAATTTGAAAAATGAGCTTGTTACTCCGCAGGAAGCTCTCGCGGAGGCGGAGCGTACGCATAATCCTTATGAGACTGTTATCGCCAGGGCGTTTGTGGAGTATCAGAGCAGGCTGCGTCGGGCTAATGCGGTTGATTTTGATGATCTTATTGGGGAGACTGTTCGGATTTTCCGGGAGCATCCTCCTGTTGCGGAGTATTACCGCAGGCGTTTCCGCCACGTGTTGATTGATGAGTATCAGGACACGAACCATGCTCAGTATGAGCTTATTTCTACTTTGGTCGGAACACCTGAGCAAGATCCTGCAGAGTTGTGTGTTGTGGGTGATTCAGATCAGTCGATTTACGCTTTCCGTGGCGCGACGATCCGCAATATTGAAGAGTTTGAGCGTGATTTCTCTAATGCGCGCACTATTTTGTTGGAGCAGAATTATCGTTCCACTCAGACCATTTTGTCTGCAGCTAATGCGGTGATTTCGCAGAATGAGAATCGTCGTCCGAAGAATTTGTGGACTGCGTTGGGTGAGGGCGAGCAGATCATTGGTTATGTCGCGGACAATGAGCACGATGAGGCTCGTTTTATTGCGAGCGAAATCGATACTCTTGTTGATCACGGCATGAATTATTCAGAGATTGCGATTATGTATCGTACGAATAATGCTTCGCGTGCTCTGGAAGATGTCTTCATGCGTACTGGTGTGCCTTATAAAGTGGTCGGCGGCACGAAGTTCTATGAGCGCAAAGAAATTCGCGATATCATCGCTTATCTGCGTGTGTTGGAAAACCCGGATGATACGGTCAACCTTCGCCGTATTATCAATACCCCAAAGCGCGGTATCGGCGATCGCGCACAGGGTTTCATCGCGTTGCACAGCGAGAACCAGCAAATCAGCTTCGGGCAGGCGCTTATCGACGCCGGCGCCGGCAAAGTGGACCTGCTGGGCACGCGCGGCAAGAACGCGGTGCTCAAGTTCAATGAGCTTTTCGACGCCCTCCGCCACGAAGTTCCTACCATGATCAACGAGGTCACAGGTCTTCTTGATATCGGCCAAGTGATCAGCCGCATTCTGGATATCACCGGCTATAAGGAAGAACTGGAAGCTTCCAATGATCCTCAAGATGGTGCACGCTTGGATAACTTGAACGAGCTCGTGTCTGTGGCCCGTGAGTTTTCTTCCGATGCAGCTAACCGCATGGTGGAGGAGATCGCAGAAGGTGAAGCGCAGCCAGGAAGTTTGCAGGCATTCTTGGAGCGTGTGTCGCTTGTTGCCGATGCAGATCAGATCCCAGATTCCGAAAACGGTGTGGTTACTCTCATGACCTTGCACACCGCAAAGGGACTGGAATTTCCTGTGGTGTTCTTAACCGGTTGGGAAGATGGACAGTTCCCGCATCTGCGTTCTTTGGGAGACACACAGCAACTCGCAGAGGAACGCCGTCTGGCCTACGTTGGCATTACTCGTGCGAGGAAGCGTCTCTACATGACTCGGGCGATGCTGCGTAGTTCTTGGGGCAACCCGGTAACCAACCCGCCGTCACGGTTCCTTCAGGAAGTGCCGCAAGAGCTCATTGAGTGGCGTCGCGAGGAACCACAGATGTCTTCTGCATGGGCTCCTCGACCTACTTCCCGAACCCTCCCAACCAAAACTCGCAGTAACAATAAACAGCTGGAGCTTTCGGTGGGAGACCGCGTCAATCACGATAAGTACGGGCTGGGCACGGTGTTGTCTTCGGATGGCAGCGGCCCTCGCGCCACTGTCACCATCGACTTTGGTTCCTCCGGCAAGGTTAGGCTGATGCTTCTTGGTGGCGTTCCAATGGAGAAGCTATAG
- a CDS encoding FtsX-like permease family protein, with amino-acid sequence MITLLAATRPTRRDAIQRPGRSLAAILLVAVPMFLVSFFLTENESRSNASYSPTAPIQAHYSGENAYELLEETLHEGIHAELTVIGITDISHGAKTAHTFVMQSPRAQQVAVPRAVLSELNADIGDTIFIQGIPVQIQALSPSDIMLPEGTLFDPENFSEDDTFFGTWTFSGPREFTEQDAKDLEAVGFEVYGFDTGSSAFTLSAVPGYLMGILSLTILAVVALMLISPVFTIAASRQTRNFALLASQGATPRHIRWAVLVYGAFAGLIGAALGFVLGLISIISWWTYSYPEFPLVVPWITLASFWVMAVLASTAAAFLPAIFASRSSIINGIHGGVSDKIIRWTPLMLIGPIVLILAVVAAFLAGDGEWGDVVKQLCFLVAVLALTPSVPAVLWALGRLPGLIFKLATRDMLRRSMHSVPAIGALAAVIMLGTFIQTTDQAKRISNQEAYASVYSEAVFVRSDTQIPGLMGQKIDVMGSKTLDLYLMDENYHLEQTAPPLTSLFEAKTIIATPEILEMFEITEEADIYAPSSYTPGLREYMTYPDNNTHRIDTVTVLPALYPHFLLSPETFTALGGDEEFLGTIVLPDELDEKTIQKIKQSEDAELSPFRSDNPLPPYGSMLVVVTIVVVALVLMLSNRRRQHATLHAIGAAPRTIRKVNALNAALLALVGGIMGIVSGWIAVLFSGTTDEIVDGTILKYGTLEHMMLPWTTLVGLLIVAPLVCAVIGAIASPLERHQEASA; translated from the coding sequence ATGATCACACTGCTTGCAGCAACCCGCCCTACCCGGCGCGATGCTATTCAACGCCCTGGTCGTTCCTTAGCTGCCATCTTATTGGTGGCTGTACCGATGTTTTTGGTGAGTTTCTTCCTCACTGAGAATGAGTCACGTAGTAACGCGTCCTATTCTCCAACTGCTCCAATCCAAGCGCACTATTCAGGAGAAAATGCCTACGAGCTGCTGGAAGAAACTCTGCATGAAGGTATTCACGCTGAGCTCACAGTAATTGGTATTACAGATATTTCTCATGGTGCTAAGACAGCACATACTTTTGTTATGCAATCTCCCCGTGCTCAACAAGTGGCAGTACCGCGCGCAGTGTTATCTGAACTGAATGCAGATATCGGTGACACTATTTTCATTCAGGGCATACCTGTGCAGATTCAAGCATTGTCTCCTTCAGACATCATGCTGCCTGAAGGAACACTATTTGACCCAGAAAATTTTAGTGAAGATGACACATTCTTCGGCACGTGGACATTTTCTGGACCGCGTGAATTCACTGAACAAGATGCCAAAGATTTAGAGGCTGTGGGTTTTGAAGTCTATGGCTTCGACACCGGTTCCTCCGCATTTACACTGAGTGCAGTTCCGGGGTATTTGATGGGCATTCTCTCGCTGACCATCCTGGCGGTTGTGGCCTTGATGTTGATCTCACCGGTGTTCACCATCGCAGCTTCACGACAAACCAGGAACTTTGCGCTACTAGCTTCACAAGGCGCAACACCGCGGCATATTCGGTGGGCAGTATTAGTCTACGGAGCTTTTGCAGGGCTGATCGGTGCAGCTCTTGGCTTCGTGCTGGGGCTCATCAGCATAATTAGCTGGTGGACATATTCTTATCCGGAGTTCCCACTCGTTGTTCCATGGATAACCCTTGCCAGTTTTTGGGTAATGGCTGTTCTTGCCTCCACAGCGGCAGCATTCTTACCTGCAATATTTGCGAGTAGATCCAGCATCATCAATGGCATTCACGGAGGTGTCTCAGATAAAATTATTCGCTGGACCCCCTTGATGCTCATCGGTCCGATAGTGCTCATCTTAGCTGTGGTGGCAGCTTTCCTGGCGGGTGATGGAGAGTGGGGAGACGTCGTAAAGCAATTATGTTTCCTGGTTGCTGTTCTTGCCCTGACACCCTCCGTACCTGCGGTGTTGTGGGCGCTTGGGCGCCTGCCAGGCTTAATATTTAAGCTCGCAACGCGCGATATGCTGCGCCGCTCAATGCACTCAGTTCCAGCAATTGGTGCCCTGGCTGCCGTCATCATGCTTGGTACTTTCATTCAAACAACAGACCAGGCGAAACGAATCAGCAATCAAGAAGCCTACGCATCGGTATATTCTGAAGCTGTATTTGTTCGTAGTGATACTCAGATACCAGGGTTGATGGGGCAGAAAATTGATGTTATGGGTAGCAAAACACTTGATCTGTACCTAATGGATGAAAACTACCATCTAGAACAAACTGCACCACCACTAACATCACTTTTCGAAGCAAAAACTATCATCGCAACGCCTGAAATTTTAGAGATGTTTGAAATAACCGAAGAAGCTGATATTTATGCCCCTTCGTCCTATACTCCAGGGCTGCGCGAGTATATGACATATCCAGACAACAACACCCACAGGATTGACACCGTCACGGTACTTCCTGCCTTATACCCCCATTTTCTCCTCAGCCCGGAAACATTTACGGCACTAGGCGGGGACGAAGAATTTCTCGGAACAATCGTGCTTCCTGATGAGCTAGATGAAAAAACTATTCAGAAAATTAAGCAATCTGAAGATGCAGAGCTGAGCCCATTCAGGAGCGACAATCCGCTTCCGCCTTACGGCTCCATGCTCGTTGTGGTGACAATCGTGGTGGTTGCTCTCGTGCTGATGCTATCCAACCGGAGACGCCAACATGCCACCCTGCATGCGATCGGTGCAGCACCACGAACAATCCGCAAAGTCAACGCACTCAATGCGGCGCTGCTTGCCCTCGTCGGAGGAATCATGGGCATTGTTTCCGGATGGATCGCAGTACTATTCTCCGGCACAACAGATGAGATTGTTGATGGAACAATCTTGAAATACGGCACGCTTGAACACATGATGCTGCCCTGGACCACACTGGTGGGACTACTCATAGTTGCCCCACTAGTGTGCGCGGTGATTGGGGCTATAGCTTCTCCATTGGAACGCCACCAAGAAGCATCAGCCTAA
- a CDS encoding ABC transporter ATP-binding protein, with amino-acid sequence MTHSPLPLELHNISCAFGEGARRVAALNDVSLAIKPGELVAIMGPSGSGKSTLLNVAGLLQRPSSGRVLIDGANASDLNPKRAAQTRRRHIGVVFQNYNLIPTLTVGENVGLPLELDGKTDHQAISIALAEVGLEDFEDRFPEEISGGQAQRVAIARALIGPRKILLADEPTGALDTSTGDAVLRVLRQRIDTGAAGLLVTHEPRFAAWADRTIMLRDGEIQ; translated from the coding sequence ATGACACACTCGCCCCTCCCCCTCGAACTCCACAATATCTCCTGCGCATTCGGTGAAGGAGCACGTCGCGTCGCCGCTCTAAACGATGTCTCCCTCGCCATCAAACCCGGCGAACTCGTCGCTATCATGGGACCATCCGGCTCCGGAAAATCCACCTTACTCAACGTCGCCGGACTCCTGCAGCGTCCCAGTTCTGGCAGAGTGCTTATCGACGGCGCCAACGCCTCAGATCTCAACCCCAAGCGCGCGGCCCAAACACGACGCCGCCACATCGGCGTAGTCTTCCAAAACTACAACCTCATCCCCACCCTCACCGTGGGTGAGAATGTTGGTTTACCCCTAGAGCTAGACGGCAAAACAGACCACCAAGCCATCTCCATCGCCCTAGCCGAAGTTGGTCTCGAAGACTTCGAAGACCGCTTCCCCGAAGAAATCTCCGGTGGCCAAGCCCAGCGAGTAGCCATAGCCCGCGCACTCATCGGGCCCCGAAAAATCTTGCTTGCCGACGAACCCACCGGCGCCCTCGACACCTCCACGGGTGATGCGGTACTCCGCGTACTACGCCAAAGAATCGATACCGGCGCTGCTGGCCTCCTTGTTACCCACGAACCACGCTTCGCCGCCTGGGCCGACCGCACTATCATGCTGAGAGACGGTGAAATCCAATGA
- a CDS encoding PadR family transcriptional regulator — translation MSIKHALLVLMLDEPSSASQLQTKFEETIGIWQLNIGQVTQTIQRLQRDGLVETAGTAISSNGRTVDTFQLTPAGREEITTWFNSPVTITLSERDELVTKIAIAEARGIDVIPLLDTQRNTVMAELRTLNKSSRDLPQNRNTQRLLVEKRIFELEAQARWLDRIEALDK, via the coding sequence ATGTCCATAAAACACGCACTCCTCGTACTCATGCTGGATGAACCGAGCTCGGCAAGCCAGCTGCAAACCAAGTTCGAAGAAACCATAGGAATTTGGCAGCTCAACATCGGCCAAGTCACCCAAACCATCCAACGCCTGCAACGCGATGGTCTCGTCGAAACCGCAGGCACCGCCATCAGTTCCAACGGCCGCACAGTAGACACCTTCCAACTCACTCCGGCCGGACGCGAAGAAATAACCACGTGGTTTAACAGCCCCGTCACCATCACACTGTCCGAACGCGATGAGCTGGTTACCAAAATAGCCATCGCAGAGGCCCGCGGCATCGATGTAATCCCCCTCCTCGATACCCAACGCAACACCGTCATGGCTGAGCTACGCACGCTCAACAAATCCAGCCGTGACCTCCCCCAAAACCGAAACACTCAGCGATTACTCGTAGAAAAGCGAATTTTTGAACTAGAAGCCCAAGCCCGCTGGCTCGACCGAATCGAAGCATTGGACAAATAA
- a CDS encoding M23 family metallopeptidase produces the protein MQKHTRGGKHRKQTTSPVTKGGVAFVAVATGAVSTAGAGGAVAAQASNQPVEVDYELTANAATDLITGSSAPQILSIAEFKPVVNLGDQIAKTIQYNADRIQADLDARGPSIVRPAEGSYTSGFGARWGTNHNGVDIANAIGTPILAAMDGTVIDAGPASGFGNWVRLQHADGTITVYGHMETVEVAVGQIVKAGERIAGMGNRGFSTGSHLHFEVYPAGGGAVDPAPWLAERGITL, from the coding sequence TTGCAGAAGCACACTCGGGGTGGCAAGCACCGCAAGCAGACTACCTCCCCAGTAACTAAGGGTGGTGTCGCTTTCGTTGCCGTAGCTACTGGAGCAGTGTCTACCGCAGGCGCAGGTGGAGCAGTTGCCGCACAGGCTTCCAATCAGCCAGTTGAGGTTGATTACGAACTTACCGCAAATGCAGCCACTGACTTGATCACTGGAAGCTCTGCCCCGCAGATTCTTTCCATCGCTGAATTCAAGCCAGTTGTGAACCTGGGCGATCAGATCGCCAAGACCATTCAGTATAATGCTGATCGCATTCAGGCTGATTTGGACGCACGTGGACCATCTATCGTTCGCCCTGCTGAGGGCTCTTACACTTCCGGTTTCGGCGCCCGTTGGGGCACCAACCACAACGGTGTAGATATCGCTAATGCAATTGGCACCCCGATCCTTGCAGCCATGGATGGCACCGTTATTGATGCGGGTCCCGCTTCCGGCTTTGGAAACTGGGTACGCCTGCAGCATGCAGACGGCACCATCACTGTTTACGGACACATGGAAACCGTTGAGGTTGCAGTGGGTCAGATCGTCAAGGCTGGCGAACGCATTGCAGGTATGGGAAACCGTGGCTTCTCCACCGGCTCCCACCTTCACTTTGAGGTTTACCCAGCTGGCGGCGGAGCTGTTGACCCAGCACCTTGGCTTGCAGAACGTGGCATCACTCTTTAA